In a genomic window of Rhododendron vialii isolate Sample 1 chromosome 12a, ASM3025357v1:
- the LOC131311414 gene encoding uncharacterized protein LOC131311414: MSATVISETMVMPTTEAPKTLTTKLTQIEVDSVKCDCCGLTEECTPAYIDRIRARYNGKWICGLCAEAVKDEIVRCERPMISTEEALTQHINFCKKFNSAGPPPNPAVHLISAMRQILRRRSDSPRSLRSMPCSPTKGAAGRGMIDRSAKFSRSESCIPTLSLSLVDSPSFRGIDSIEEEEEGNK, from the coding sequence atgTCCGCAACAGTCATAAGCGAAACGATGGTGATGCCAACGACGGAAGCACCAAAAACTCTAACAACGAAACTCACTCAAATCGAAGTGGACTCCGTCAAATGCGACTGTTGTGGATTAACAGAGGAGTGCACGCCGGCATACATTGACCGCATACGCGCGCGATACAACGGAAAATGGATCTGCGGCCTATGCGCCGAGGCGGTGAAGGACGAAATCGTCCGATGCGAGAGGCCGATGATAAGCACCGAGGAGGCCTTAACGCAGCACATAAACTTTTGCAAGAAGTTCAATTCGGCTGGTCCACCGCCAAATCCAGCGGTTCACTTGATATCGGCGATGAGGCAGATTCTCAGGCGACGTTCGGATTCTCCGAGATCATTGAGGTCGATGCCGTGTAGTCCGACGAAGGGAGCCGCCGGAAGAGGGATGATAGATCGTTCGGCAAAGTTTTCGCGGTCTGAAAGTTGTATTCCTACTCTGTCTCTGTCTTTGGTTGATTCGCCATCGTTTCGAGGTATCGATTCcattgaagaggaagaagaaggcaACAAATGA